A single Pseudomonas putida DNA region contains:
- a CDS encoding IS3 family transposase, producing MGSSKGSGYRNPKKGQCSPASGLQRSFSLINELSEQYGVVDCCRVLGVKRSSFYAWRKRQGRENPGRDALRSRVINHFMASRSSAGSRTLMQELRREGHVVGRYKVRALMREAGLKCRQRRPHRYRSSGTEALIAENQLKRNFKVSTINEVWCGDVTYIQVGRRWLYLAAVIDLYARRVVGWAFSMTADAKLACDALRMASESRGKPTGVMFHSDQGCQYTSHKFRAVLEECSLKQSMSHRGQCWDNAAMERFFGALKSEWVPAGGYESEAEAKADIMAYLVRYNLKRLHSYNGYETPVAMEEKLRAAA from the coding sequence ATTGGTTCGTCAAAAGGATCGGGATATCGAAATCCTAAAAAAGGCCAGTGCTCTCCTGCTTCGGGACTCCAAAGATCGTTCTCGCTGATCAACGAGCTGAGTGAGCAATACGGTGTTGTCGACTGCTGTCGTGTGCTTGGGGTCAAACGCAGTAGTTTCTATGCATGGCGCAAACGCCAAGGGCGTGAGAATCCCGGCAGGGATGCTCTACGCTCGCGTGTAATCAATCACTTCATGGCGTCACGAAGCTCCGCGGGTTCACGCACGTTGATGCAAGAACTGCGGCGTGAAGGCCATGTGGTTGGGCGTTACAAAGTGCGTGCGCTTATGCGTGAAGCTGGCCTGAAATGCCGGCAGCGTAGGCCACACCGGTATCGGTCATCAGGCACGGAAGCACTGATTGCGGAAAACCAACTGAAGCGAAACTTCAAGGTTTCAACGATCAACGAGGTCTGGTGTGGCGATGTGACTTACATTCAGGTTGGCAGACGTTGGCTGTACTTGGCCGCAGTAATCGACTTGTACGCACGCCGAGTTGTGGGCTGGGCGTTTTCAATGACTGCTGATGCCAAGTTGGCCTGTGACGCGCTGCGCATGGCGTCTGAGTCCAGAGGCAAGCCTACGGGCGTGATGTTTCATTCAGATCAAGGTTGTCAGTACACCAGCCATAAATTCAGGGCTGTACTTGAAGAGTGCAGCTTGAAACAGAGCATGAGCCACCGTGGCCAATGCTGGGACAATGCGGCCATGGAGCGATTCTTCGGGGCATTGAAATCAGAATGGGTGCCAGCAGGAGGCTATGAATCCGAAGCTGAAGCTAAAGCCGACATCATGGCTTATTTGGTGCGCTACAACCTAAAGCGTCTCCACAGCTACAACGGCTACGAGACCCCGGTAGCTATGGAGGAAAAGCTCAGGGCAGCGGCATGA
- a CDS encoding transposase, producing the protein MILDTFIGRYDGAQLEAKSVRKSYSKEHKIQAAEMVLDGGQSVPEVCEILGIGRTALRRWVEQVRQEREGKVPTGAKAITPEQQRIEELEALVRQKDRDIEILKKASALLLRDSKDRSR; encoded by the coding sequence ATGATTTTGGACACCTTCATCGGGCGCTATGATGGCGCCCAATTGGAGGCAAAATCAGTGCGCAAGTCTTATTCGAAAGAACACAAAATCCAAGCTGCCGAAATGGTCCTGGACGGTGGCCAGTCAGTTCCTGAGGTATGCGAAATCCTCGGGATTGGCCGTACAGCCCTTCGCCGTTGGGTTGAGCAGGTACGCCAGGAGAGAGAGGGTAAGGTTCCGACTGGAGCCAAAGCCATCACTCCGGAGCAGCAACGTATCGAAGAGCTGGAAGCATTGGTTCGTCAAAAGGATCGGGATATCGAAATCCTAAAAAAGGCCAGTGCTCTCCTGCTTCGGGACTCCAAAGATCGTTCTCGCTGA
- the katG gene encoding catalase/peroxidase HPI, protein MSNESKCPFHQTAGGGTTNRDWWPDQLNLRILHQHSSKSSPDPDFDYAKAFKSLDFQALKKDLTALMTDSQDWWPADFGHYGPLFIRMAWHSAGTYRIGDGRGGAGSGQQRFAPLNSWPDNVSLDKARRLLWPIKQKYGNKISWADLIVLTGNVALESMGFKTFGFSGGRADVWEPDEDVYWGSEKVWLGGDTRYGKEQQKAQPPGQGDLVAEPAKHGEEQNRNLQAERNLENPLAAVQMGLIYVNPEGPEGNPDPVASGRDIRETFGRMAMNDEETVALIAGGHAFGKTHGAGPADNVGPEPEAAGLELQGLGWANKFGSGKGGDAITSGLEVIWTSTPTRWSNEYLNNLFNFEWELTKSPAGAHQWRPKEGKGAGTVPDAHDPAKKHAPSMLTSDLALRFDPIYEPIARRFKDNPDQLADAFARAWYKLIHRDMGPLARYLGPEMPNEELLWQDPLPKAGQPALGEQDIAALKAKVLASGLSVGELVSTAWAAASTFRGSDKRGGANGGRLRLEPQKGWAANQGTDKVLAVLEKIRAESGNKVSLADLIVLAGTAAVEKAAKDAGFCGSVGFRPGRVDASQAQTDVESFAVLEPLADGFRNFSKARYSVKAEKLLLDKAQLLTLTAPELTVLIGGLRVLGANHGDSKQGVFTDKPGTLSNDFFRNLLDMGVEWKPTSADNESFEGRDRKSGQVKWTASRVDLVFGSHAQLRALSEVYGSSDGKDKFVRDFVAAWVKVMELDRFDLK, encoded by the coding sequence ATGTCGAACGAATCGAAATGCCCGTTCCATCAAACCGCAGGTGGCGGCACCACCAACCGAGACTGGTGGCCTGACCAGCTCAACCTCAGGATCCTCCATCAACACTCGTCGAAGTCCAGCCCTGACCCGGACTTCGACTACGCCAAGGCGTTCAAGAGCCTCGACTTCCAGGCCCTGAAAAAAGACCTGACCGCCTTGATGACCGACTCCCAGGACTGGTGGCCAGCCGACTTCGGCCACTATGGCCCGCTGTTCATCCGCATGGCCTGGCACAGCGCCGGCACCTACCGCATCGGTGATGGCCGTGGCGGCGCCGGCTCCGGCCAGCAGCGTTTCGCCCCGCTCAACAGCTGGCCGGACAACGTCAGCCTGGACAAGGCCCGGCGCCTGCTGTGGCCGATCAAGCAGAAGTACGGCAACAAGATCTCCTGGGCCGACCTGATCGTGCTCACCGGTAACGTGGCGCTGGAATCCATGGGCTTCAAGACCTTTGGTTTCTCTGGCGGCCGCGCCGATGTGTGGGAGCCGGACGAAGACGTGTACTGGGGCTCGGAAAAGGTCTGGCTGGGTGGCGACACCCGCTACGGCAAGGAGCAGCAGAAGGCCCAGCCGCCAGGACAGGGTGACCTGGTGGCCGAACCGGCCAAACACGGGGAAGAACAGAACCGCAACCTGCAAGCCGAGCGCAACCTGGAAAACCCCCTGGCTGCCGTGCAGATGGGCCTGATCTACGTGAACCCGGAAGGCCCGGAAGGCAACCCCGACCCAGTGGCGTCAGGCCGGGATATTCGGGAAACCTTCGGCCGCATGGCCATGAATGATGAAGAAACCGTGGCGCTGATCGCCGGTGGCCACGCCTTCGGCAAGACCCACGGTGCCGGCCCCGCCGACAACGTCGGCCCCGAGCCTGAAGCGGCAGGCCTGGAACTGCAGGGCCTGGGCTGGGCCAACAAGTTCGGCAGCGGCAAGGGCGGCGACGCCATTACCAGCGGCCTGGAAGTGATCTGGACGTCGACGCCGACCCGCTGGAGTAACGAGTACCTCAACAACCTGTTCAACTTCGAGTGGGAGCTGACCAAGAGCCCGGCCGGTGCCCATCAGTGGCGGCCGAAAGAGGGTAAAGGCGCGGGCACCGTGCCGGATGCTCACGACCCGGCCAAGAAGCATGCGCCATCGATGCTCACCTCCGACCTGGCCCTGCGTTTCGACCCGATCTACGAGCCGATCGCCCGGCGCTTCAAGGACAACCCGGACCAGCTGGCCGACGCCTTCGCCCGTGCCTGGTACAAACTGATCCACCGCGACATGGGCCCGCTGGCCCGCTACCTGGGCCCGGAAATGCCCAATGAGGAGCTGCTCTGGCAAGACCCGCTGCCCAAGGCTGGCCAGCCCGCGTTGGGTGAGCAGGATATCGCTGCGCTCAAGGCCAAGGTCCTCGCCTCGGGCCTGAGTGTTGGCGAGCTGGTGTCCACGGCCTGGGCTGCCGCTTCGACCTTCCGTGGTTCCGACAAGCGTGGCGGTGCCAATGGCGGCCGTCTGCGCCTTGAGCCACAGAAGGGTTGGGCGGCCAACCAAGGCACCGACAAGGTGCTGGCGGTATTGGAGAAAATCCGCGCCGAGTCTGGCAACAAGGTCTCGTTGGCCGACCTGATCGTGCTGGCCGGTACCGCCGCCGTGGAAAAAGCCGCCAAGGATGCCGGTTTCTGTGGCAGTGTGGGCTTCCGCCCAGGCCGGGTGGATGCCTCCCAGGCGCAGACCGACGTCGAGTCGTTCGCCGTGCTGGAGCCGCTGGCTGACGGCTTCCGTAACTTCAGCAAGGCCCGTTACAGCGTCAAGGCCGAGAAGCTGTTGCTGGACAAGGCCCAACTGTTGACCCTCACCGCCCCGGAACTGACCGTGCTGATCGGCGGCCTGCGCGTGCTTGGCGCCAACCATGGTGACAGCAAGCAAGGCGTGTTCACCGACAAGCCCGGCACCCTGAGCAACGACTTCTTCCGCAACCTGCTGGACATGGGCGTGGAGTGGAAGCCGACCTCGGCGGACAACGAAAGCTTCGAAGGCCGCGACCGCAAGAGCGGGCAGGTGAAGTGGACCGCTAGCCGGGTCGACCTGGTGTTTGGCTCGCATGCGCAATTGCGGGCCTTGAGCGAGGTGTATGGCAGCAGCGATGGCAAGGACAAGTTCGTCAGGGACTTCGTGGCGGCTTGGGTGAAAGTGATGGAGCTGGACAGGTTTGACCTGAAATAA
- a CDS encoding LysR family transcriptional regulator, with product MNRNDLRRVDMNLLVLFEALMIERNLTRVGEKLFITQSTVSAALARLRELFDDPLLIRSGRAMEPTPRAMQIFAELGPAMDVISSAISRARDFDPANSCNQFRLGLSDDAEFGLFPALLQALREEAPDISVVVRRANFLLMPGLLASGEISVGVSYTTDLPATAKRRKLRDIGVRVLRADDRPGPLTLDEYCARPHVMVSFSGDMSGNIDLDLARIGRCRKVVLAVPQFGSLRALLRNTELIATVPDYAACALADDGSLRADPAPFEITEAELSMVWSGAHDNDPAERWLRERILQYMARPS from the coding sequence ATGAACCGCAACGACCTGCGCCGCGTCGACATGAACCTGCTGGTGCTTTTCGAAGCCCTGATGATCGAACGCAACCTGACCCGCGTCGGCGAAAAGCTGTTCATCACCCAGTCCACGGTCAGCGCCGCCCTCGCCCGCCTGCGCGAGCTGTTCGACGACCCGCTGCTGATCCGCAGCGGCCGGGCCATGGAACCGACACCCCGGGCCATGCAGATCTTCGCCGAGCTGGGCCCGGCCATGGACGTGATCTCGTCGGCCATCAGCCGCGCCCGCGACTTCGACCCGGCCAACAGTTGCAACCAGTTCCGCCTGGGCCTTTCGGACGACGCCGAGTTCGGCCTGTTCCCGGCCCTGCTGCAGGCCTTGCGCGAAGAAGCGCCCGACATCAGCGTGGTGGTGCGCCGCGCCAACTTCCTGCTGATGCCGGGGCTGCTGGCCAGTGGCGAGATTTCCGTGGGCGTGAGCTACACCACCGACCTGCCGGCCACCGCCAAACGCCGCAAACTGCGCGATATCGGCGTGCGCGTGCTGCGCGCCGACGACCGCCCGGGCCCGCTGACCCTCGACGAGTACTGCGCCCGGCCCCATGTGATGGTGTCGTTCTCCGGTGACATGAGCGGCAACATCGACCTCGACCTGGCGCGTATCGGCCGCTGCCGCAAAGTGGTGCTGGCCGTGCCGCAGTTCGGCAGCCTGCGTGCGCTGCTGCGCAACACCGAACTGATCGCCACCGTGCCAGACTACGCCGCCTGCGCCCTGGCCGACGATGGCAGCCTGCGCGCCGACCCGGCCCCGTTCGAAATCACCGAGGCCGAGCTGTCGATGGTGTGGAGCGGCGCCCACGACAACGACCCGGCCGAACGCTGGTTGCGCGAGCGCATCCTGCAGTACATGGCCCGCCCGAGCTGA
- a CDS encoding DUF2388 domain-containing protein yields MRHLILAPALLLLLPAGVALAKVDAGDVATSAGVSASLYSTFKDDKRIIPARDELSAFVASGGTIRGAYVESALEQARKDHPGLQASDEELARAILSQDDPIAHH; encoded by the coding sequence ATGCGCCACCTAATCCTCGCCCCTGCGCTGCTGCTCCTGCTGCCTGCCGGAGTTGCGCTGGCCAAAGTCGATGCAGGCGACGTTGCCACTTCGGCAGGTGTCTCCGCTTCGCTGTATTCAACCTTCAAGGATGACAAACGGATCATCCCCGCCCGTGATGAGCTTTCAGCGTTCGTCGCCAGCGGCGGTACCATCCGTGGCGCCTATGTGGAGTCGGCGCTGGAACAGGCCCGCAAGGACCATCCAGGCTTGCAGGCCAGTGACGAAGAGCTGGCCCGGGCAATCCTGTCCCAGGATGACCCGATCGCTCATCATTGA
- a CDS encoding M20/M25/M40 family metallo-hydrolase — MPLPRPPHAIALALLIACTQATAAEVTPKDLLKQAESEQPAYLQTLQGLVSVDTGTGTEAGLTHISAELVKRLKALGAEVQVQPAKPSVGDNIVGTFKGTGSKDFLLMVHYDTVFVPGTVAKRPFRVEGTRAYGPGVADAKGGVAMILHALKLLNDQQFKGYRTLTVLFNPDEEMGSAGSRQIIAELARKHDYVFSYEPPDKDAVTVATNGINRLKLEVKGRASHAGSAPEEGRNALTELAHQLLQLKDLGDASKGTTVNWTLAKAGEKANIIPALATAEADMRYSDLGETDRVQADAQRIVKKQLVADTQASVVVEKGRPPLARNQASSALAETAQQLYAEAGYKIEPIAMRFGTDAGYAYVPGSDKPAVLETLGVVGAGLHGDDEYIELGSIAPRLYLTVAMIRHLAQ; from the coding sequence ATGCCATTGCCTCGCCCTCCCCACGCCATCGCTTTGGCGCTACTGATCGCCTGTACCCAGGCAACTGCCGCTGAAGTCACCCCCAAGGACCTGCTCAAGCAAGCCGAAAGCGAACAGCCAGCGTACCTGCAGACCCTCCAGGGCCTGGTCTCGGTAGATACCGGCACCGGCACCGAAGCGGGCCTGACGCATATCAGTGCCGAGCTGGTGAAGCGCCTCAAGGCGCTGGGCGCCGAAGTGCAGGTACAGCCCGCCAAACCTTCGGTGGGCGACAATATCGTCGGTACGTTCAAAGGCACCGGCAGCAAGGATTTCCTGCTGATGGTGCACTACGACACCGTGTTCGTCCCCGGCACCGTCGCCAAACGCCCCTTCCGGGTCGAAGGCACACGCGCCTATGGCCCGGGCGTCGCCGATGCCAAAGGCGGGGTGGCGATGATCCTGCACGCACTGAAGTTACTGAACGATCAGCAGTTCAAGGGTTATCGCACGCTCACCGTGCTGTTCAACCCGGATGAAGAAATGGGGTCTGCCGGGTCGAGGCAGATCATTGCCGAACTGGCCCGCAAGCATGACTACGTGTTCTCTTACGAGCCGCCGGACAAAGACGCGGTGACCGTCGCCACCAACGGCATCAACCGGCTCAAGCTCGAGGTCAAGGGCCGTGCCTCTCACGCAGGTTCTGCGCCGGAGGAAGGTCGCAATGCGCTGACCGAGCTCGCGCACCAGCTGCTCCAGCTCAAGGACCTTGGCGATGCCAGCAAAGGCACCACGGTGAACTGGACGCTGGCCAAGGCTGGTGAAAAGGCCAATATCATTCCGGCACTGGCCACGGCCGAAGCCGACATGCGCTACTCGGACCTGGGCGAAACCGACCGGGTGCAGGCCGACGCCCAGCGCATCGTCAAAAAGCAACTGGTGGCCGACACCCAGGCCAGTGTCGTGGTCGAAAAAGGCCGGCCACCGCTGGCTCGCAACCAGGCTTCGAGCGCGTTGGCCGAGACAGCGCAGCAGCTGTACGCGGAGGCTGGGTACAAGATCGAGCCGATTGCCATGCGTTTCGGTACCGACGCCGGGTATGCCTATGTGCCGGGCAGCGACAAGCCCGCGGTGCTGGAAACGCTGGGGGTGGTCGGGGCCGGGTTGCACGGGGACGATGAATACATCGAACTGGGCAGCATTGCACCGCGGCTGTACTTGACCGTGGCGATGATCAGGCACCTGGCACAGTAA
- the glcC gene encoding transcriptional regulator GlcC, with amino-acid sequence MGIEGKAKVADQVAERVERLIVEGVLKVGQALPSERRLVEKLGCSRSALREGLRILRGRGIIDTEQGRGSFVADLTGQASGTPLMHLFSSQPRTLFDLLEVRALLEAESARLAALRATDIDRLLIRRRYEDMLEAHAAAETLDPREHARRDHAFHRAISEASHNPVLVHTLQSLSDLTLSTVFASVNNLYCRPAQKRQIDRQHARLYHAVMEQLPEQAQRAAREHINGIRDSLREIEQEEQRLVRATMRMDGWG; translated from the coding sequence ATGGGAATTGAAGGCAAGGCCAAGGTCGCCGACCAGGTGGCCGAGCGGGTCGAGCGGCTGATCGTCGAAGGCGTGCTCAAGGTCGGCCAGGCCTTGCCGTCGGAGCGGCGCCTGGTCGAGAAACTCGGCTGCTCGCGTTCGGCGCTACGTGAAGGCCTGCGCATCCTGCGCGGGCGCGGCATCATCGATACCGAGCAGGGGCGGGGCTCGTTCGTTGCCGACCTTACCGGGCAAGCCAGCGGCACGCCATTGATGCACCTGTTCAGCTCACAGCCGCGCACGCTGTTCGACCTGCTGGAGGTGCGTGCCTTGCTAGAGGCCGAGTCGGCGCGCCTGGCGGCCTTGCGCGCCACCGATATCGACCGCCTGCTGATCCGCCGGCGTTATGAAGACATGCTGGAGGCCCACGCTGCTGCCGAAACCCTCGACCCCCGCGAGCACGCGCGGCGCGACCACGCGTTTCACCGGGCGATCAGCGAGGCGTCGCACAACCCGGTGCTGGTGCATACCTTGCAGTCACTGAGCGACCTGACCTTGAGCACGGTGTTCGCCTCGGTCAACAACCTGTATTGCCGGCCGGCGCAGAAGCGCCAGATCGACCGCCAGCATGCACGGTTGTATCACGCGGTGATGGAGCAGTTGCCCGAGCAGGCGCAGCGGGCGGCGCGCGAGCATATCAACGGGATTCGCGACAGCTTGCGCGAGATCGAGCAGGAAGAGCAGCGCCTGGTCAGGGCGACCATGCGCATGGATGGTTGGGGGTGA
- the glcD gene encoding glycolate oxidase subunit GlcD, translating into MNILYDERVDGALPAVDLPALLQALRDALPDLEVLHRAEDLKPYECDGLSAYRTVPLLVVLPERLEQVQALLKLCHQRGVPVVARGAGTGLSGGALPLAKGILLVMARFNRILEVNPQGRFARVQPGVRNLAISQAAAPHGLYYAPDPSSQIACSIGGNVAENAGGVHCLKYGLTVHNLLKVEILTVEGERLTLGSDALDSPGFDLLALFTGSEGMLGIVTEVTVKLLPKPQVARVLLASFDSVEDAGRAVAEIIAAGIIPGGLEMMDNLAIRAAEDFIHAGYPVDAAAILLCELDGVEADVQEDCERVAGVLKQAGAREVRLACDEAERVRFWAGRKNAFPAVGRISPDYYCMDGTIPRRELPRVLKGISELSEEYGLRVANVFHAGDGNMHPLILFDANLPGELERAEAIGGRILELCVAVGGSITGEHGVGREKINQMCAQFNSDEITLFHAVKAAFDPQGLLNPGKNIPTLHRCAEFGALHVHHGQLPFPELERF; encoded by the coding sequence ATGAACATCCTCTACGACGAACGTGTCGACGGAGCGCTGCCCGCCGTGGATCTGCCCGCGCTGCTGCAGGCGCTACGTGATGCCCTCCCCGACCTGGAAGTCCTGCACCGCGCGGAAGACCTCAAGCCTTATGAGTGCGACGGCCTCTCGGCCTACCGTACCGTGCCGCTGCTGGTGGTGCTGCCCGAACGCCTGGAACAGGTGCAGGCCTTGCTCAAGCTCTGCCACCAGCGTGGCGTGCCGGTGGTGGCCCGCGGTGCCGGTACCGGCCTGTCGGGGGGCGCGCTGCCGCTGGCCAAAGGCATCCTGCTGGTGATGGCGCGCTTCAACCGCATTCTTGAAGTCAACCCGCAAGGCCGCTTCGCCCGGGTGCAGCCCGGTGTGCGCAACCTGGCCATCTCCCAGGCCGCCGCGCCCCATGGCCTGTATTACGCACCCGACCCTTCTTCACAGATCGCCTGCTCGATCGGCGGTAATGTCGCGGAAAACGCCGGTGGCGTGCACTGCCTGAAATACGGCCTGACCGTGCACAACCTGCTCAAGGTCGAGATCCTCACCGTCGAGGGCGAACGCCTGACCTTGGGCAGCGACGCCCTCGACAGCCCGGGTTTCGACCTGCTGGCGCTGTTCACCGGCTCCGAAGGCATGCTCGGCATCGTTACCGAAGTGACCGTCAAACTGCTGCCCAAACCCCAGGTGGCGCGGGTGCTGCTGGCCAGTTTCGACAGTGTCGAGGACGCCGGCCGTGCCGTGGCCGAAATCATCGCCGCCGGCATCATTCCCGGCGGCCTGGAGATGATGGACAACCTGGCGATCCGCGCCGCCGAGGACTTCATCCATGCCGGCTACCCGGTGGACGCGGCCGCCATCCTGCTGTGCGAACTGGATGGCGTGGAAGCCGATGTCCAGGAAGACTGCGAGCGCGTAGCCGGGGTGCTCAAGCAAGCCGGTGCCCGCGAAGTACGCCTGGCCTGTGACGAAGCCGAGCGCGTGCGCTTCTGGGCCGGGCGCAAGAACGCCTTCCCGGCGGTGGGGCGCATTTCGCCGGACTACTACTGCATGGACGGCACCATCCCGCGCCGCGAACTGCCCCGGGTGCTCAAGGGCATCAGCGAACTGAGCGAGGAATACGGCCTGCGCGTGGCCAACGTGTTCCACGCCGGCGACGGCAACATGCACCCGCTGATCCTGTTCGATGCCAACCTGCCGGGTGAGCTGGAACGCGCCGAGGCCATCGGCGGGCGCATCCTTGAACTGTGCGTGGCGGTGGGCGGCAGTATCACCGGCGAGCACGGTGTGGGGCGCGAGAAAATCAACCAGATGTGCGCGCAGTTCAACAGCGACGAAATCACCCTGTTCCACGCCGTGAAGGCCGCGTTCGACCCACAAGGGTTGCTCAACCCGGGCAAGAACATCCCCACCCTGCACCGCTGCGCCGAGTTCGGCGCCCTGCACGTGCATCACGGGCAATTGCCCTTCCCCGAGCTGGAGCGCTTCTGA
- the glcE gene encoding glycolate oxidase subunit GlcE — protein MSMDRDMSQDLLEQVNQALNLGTPLRIQGGNSKAMLGRPVAGEILDTRPHRGIVSYDPTELVLTARAGTPLLEIEAALHEAGQMLPCEPPHLGAEATLGGMVAAGLSGPRRPWAGSVRDYVLGTRVITGHGKLLRFGGEVMKNVAGYDVSRLMAGSFGCLGLLTEVSLKVLPRPRACLSLRLPMDRHQALAELAEWGQQPLPISAACHAGDTLYLRLEGGEGSVQSARQRLGGDELDSRFWSDLREQRLAFFNDPAPLWRLSVPTASGDLDLPGQQLIDWGGAQRWLKSTAPAQLIREQAAKVGGHATGYTPGDDSTAPLPAALMRYHHALKQQLDPQGVFNPGRLYPDL, from the coding sequence ATGAGCATGGACCGCGACATGAGCCAGGACCTGCTCGAACAGGTCAACCAGGCCCTGAACCTGGGCACGCCGCTGCGCATCCAGGGTGGCAACAGCAAAGCCATGCTCGGCCGCCCGGTGGCCGGCGAAATACTCGATACCCGCCCCCACCGGGGTATCGTCAGCTACGACCCGACCGAGCTGGTGCTCACGGCCCGCGCAGGTACGCCGTTGCTGGAAATCGAAGCGGCGCTGCACGAGGCCGGGCAGATGCTGCCCTGCGAGCCACCACACCTGGGCGCCGAGGCAACCCTTGGCGGCATGGTCGCGGCCGGCTTGTCGGGGCCGCGCCGGCCGTGGGCTGGGTCGGTACGTGACTATGTGCTCGGCACGCGGGTGATCACCGGGCACGGCAAGCTGCTGCGCTTTGGTGGCGAAGTGATGAAGAACGTTGCAGGCTACGACGTCTCGCGGCTGATGGCCGGCAGCTTTGGCTGCCTGGGGCTGTTGACCGAAGTGTCGCTGAAAGTACTGCCACGCCCACGTGCATGCCTCAGCCTGCGCTTGCCGATGGACCGCCACCAGGCCCTGGCCGAACTGGCCGAATGGGGCCAGCAACCGTTGCCGATCAGCGCGGCCTGCCACGCTGGCGATACCTTGTACCTGCGCCTGGAGGGCGGTGAAGGCTCGGTGCAGTCGGCCCGCCAACGCCTGGGCGGCGACGAACTCGACAGCCGTTTCTGGAGCGACCTGCGCGAACAGCGCCTGGCCTTCTTCAATGACCCGGCACCGCTGTGGCGGCTGTCGGTGCCGACGGCCAGCGGTGATCTCGACCTGCCTGGGCAACAGCTGATCGACTGGGGCGGCGCACAACGCTGGCTCAAGTCGACGGCACCGGCGCAGCTGATCCGTGAACAGGCCGCCAAGGTCGGCGGCCACGCCACCGGCTACACCCCGGGCGATGACAGCACCGCCCCGCTGCCCGCAGCACTGATGCGCTACCACCACGCCCTCAAGCAGCAACTCGATCCCCAGGGCGTGTTCAACCCTGGCCGCCTGTACCCGGACCTGTGA
- the glcF gene encoding glycolate oxidase subunit GlcF, which yields MQTNLSESAKRLARGEEAESILRSCVHCGFCTATCPTYQLLGDELDGPRGRIYLIKQVLEGAPVTASTQLHLDRCLTCRNCETTCPSGVKYHDLLDIGRAVVEQQVPRPLGQRLLRQGLRAVVPRPALFKALTRTGQALRPVLPASLKSKLPAQVAPAGERPAPRHARRILLLEGCVQAALSPNTNAATARLLDRLGISVEPACEAGCCGAVDYHLNAQEQGLQRARRNIDAWWPAIEAGAEAIVQTASGCGAFVRDYGHLLEKDPHYAAKAARVSALSRDLVEVLRDEPIEQLGLCAEQRLAFHCPCTLQHALKLGGQVESLLTRLGFTLTPVPDGHLCCGSAGTYSLTQPALSRQLRDNRLNALESGKPQVIATANIGCQTHLDGAGRTPVRHWIEIVEAALSQENSHA from the coding sequence ATGCAAACCAACCTGAGCGAAAGCGCCAAGCGCCTGGCCCGCGGCGAAGAAGCCGAAAGCATCCTGCGCTCGTGCGTGCACTGCGGTTTCTGCACGGCCACCTGCCCGACCTACCAGTTGCTCGGCGACGAACTGGACGGGCCACGTGGGCGCATCTACCTGATCAAGCAGGTGCTTGAAGGCGCGCCGGTCACCGCCAGCACACAACTGCACCTGGACCGCTGCCTAACCTGCCGCAACTGTGAAACCACCTGCCCGTCAGGGGTGAAGTACCACGACCTGCTTGATATCGGCCGCGCCGTGGTCGAGCAGCAGGTACCGCGCCCGCTCGGCCAGCGCCTGCTGCGCCAGGGCCTGCGCGCAGTGGTGCCGCGCCCGGCGCTGTTCAAGGCGCTGACTCGCACCGGCCAGGCCCTGCGGCCGGTGCTGCCGGCCAGCCTCAAAAGCAAGCTGCCGGCCCAGGTGGCGCCGGCCGGCGAACGCCCCGCACCGCGCCATGCCCGGCGCATCCTGTTGCTCGAAGGCTGCGTGCAGGCCGCCTTGTCGCCCAACACCAACGCGGCCACCGCGCGCCTGCTCGACCGCCTGGGCATCAGCGTGGAACCGGCCTGCGAGGCAGGTTGCTGCGGCGCGGTGGATTACCACCTCAATGCCCAGGAACAGGGCCTGCAACGCGCACGGCGCAACATCGATGCCTGGTGGCCGGCCATCGAGGCAGGTGCCGAGGCCATCGTGCAGACCGCCAGTGGCTGCGGCGCCTTTGTGCGTGACTACGGCCACCTGCTGGAAAAAGACCCGCACTACGCCGCCAAGGCGGCACGGGTCAGCGCGCTGTCGCGGGACCTGGTCGAAGTGCTGCGCGACGAGCCGATCGAACAGCTCGGCCTGTGCGCCGAACAGCGCCTGGCCTTCCATTGCCCATGCACCCTGCAGCATGCGCTCAAGCTCGGCGGCCAGGTGGAAAGCCTGCTGACGCGGCTGGGCTTCACCCTCACCCCGGTGCCGGACGGCCACTTGTGCTGTGGCTCGGCCGGCACTTATTCGCTGACCCAGCCGGCGCTGTCGCGGCAACTGCGCGACAACCGCCTGAATGCGCTTGAAAGCGGCAAACCGCAAGTCATCGCCACCGCCAACATTGGCTGCCAGACCCACCTCGACGGGGCCGGGCGCACGCCGGTGCGGCACTGGATCGAAATCGTCGAAGCAGCCTTGAGCCAGGAGAACAGCCATGCATAG